From Leopardus geoffroyi isolate Oge1 chromosome B4, O.geoffroyi_Oge1_pat1.0, whole genome shotgun sequence, a single genomic window includes:
- the YEATS4 gene encoding YEATS domain-containing protein 4 isoform X1, which produces MFKRMAEFGPDSGGRVKGVTIVKPIVYGNVARYFGKKREEDGHTHQWTVYVKPYRNEDMSAYVKKIQFKLHESYGNPLRVVTKPPYEITETGWGEFEIIIKIFFIDPNERPVTLYHLLKLFQSDTNAMLGKKTVVSEFYDEMIFQDPTAMMQQLLTTSRQLTLGAYKHETEFAELEVKTREKLEAAKKKTSFEIAELKERLKASRETINCLKNEIRKLEEDDQTKEI; this is translated from the exons ATGTTCAAGAGAATGGCCGAATTTGGGCCTGACTCCGGCGGGAGAGTGAAG gggGTTACTATCGTTAAACCAATAGTTTATGGTAATGTTGCTCGATATTtcgggaagaagagagaagaggatggGCACACCCATCAGTGGACAGTGTATGTCAAACCGTATAGAAATGAG GATATGTCAGCATATGTGaagaaaatccaatttaaatTACATGAAAGCTATGGCAATCCTTTAAGAG ttGTTACTAAGCCTCCATATGAAATTACTGAAACAGGATGGGGTGAATTTGAAAtaatcatcaaaatatttttcattgatcCTAATGAAAGACCT gTGACCCTCTATCATTTATTAAAGCTGTTTCAGTCAGACACCAATGCAATgctgggaaaaaagacagtggtTTCAGAGTTCTATGATGAAATG ATATTTCAAGACCCAACAGCAATGATGCAACAATTATTAACAACATCTCGCCAGCTAACATTAGGAGCCTATAAGCATGAAACAGAAT tTGCAGAACTTGAAgtgaaaaccagagaaaaattagaagctgcaaaaaaaaaaacaagctttgaAATCGCAGAGCTTAAGGAGAGATTAAAGGCAAGTCGTGAAActataaattgtttaaaaaatgaaatcaggaaacTTGAAGAAGATGATCAGACAAAAGAGATATAA